CTGCACGTAGACCTTCGCGCTCTGATCACGCGAGAAAGCCAGATCAAGCCGTGTCAACGACCCGTCGTCGAGCATCGTGGTCAGTTCCTCGCGATAGTAGAAGTCCGTGGAGGCATGCTGTTCGCCGAAGAACAACCAGTTCGGTCCGGTGTGTCCGCGTGCTCGGCGCTCGTGCAGGAATGCGCGGAACGGGGCGACGCCGGTTCCGGGCCCGACCATGATCATCGGCGCGGCCGGGTCCTCCGGTGGTTTGAAGTGCGCCGACTTCTGCACGAAAATGCTGACGTCCTCACCTTCGGCGTGATCGGCCAGATACGTCGAGCAGACACCACGTCGAGGGACACCATGGATGTTGTAGCGCACTGTGGACACTGTCAGCTGCACTTCGCGCGGATTCTCCTTAGGACTCGACGAGATCGAATACAGCCGCGGCTGAAGCGGTTTGAGGACACTGAGCCATTCGTCGATCCCCGCCTGCACCGGAAGGTGCGTGAGGACGTCGACCGCCTGACGGCCCCAGATCCAATCCTGCAGGTCTTTCTTGCTCTCCGGCATCAACAAGCGTTCCAGATCGTCGTCGTGCGTGCGGGAATGGACGAACTTCAACAGATCCGGGGAGATTTTCGCGATCTCCAACCGCTCGCGTAGGGCGTTGCGAAGCGGCATTGCATTGTGCCCGGCAATGTCTACGACGCGCTCGCCGTCGAGCCCGGTCAGCTCGAGCCACTCGTCCACCAGTGCAATGCTGTTGCGCGGCCACACACCGAGCGCATCGCCTGCCTCGTAGCTCAACGTGCCGTCGGGAAGGTGGAATCCGAATTGGCGGACATCCTTTAGCGAACCGGTTGCCGTCAGAACAGTGTTGCGCACCAGAGCCGTTGCCAGCGGTGCCTTCTTACCGTAGGTAGGGACCATCTCGACCGTGGTTCCAGCGGAGGTGACGGGTTCCGCCGGCGGCGTGCCCAATTTGGACACCACGCGATCCAGCCACACCGACGCCGCTTCCTCGAATTCCGGCTCGCAATCGACGCGTCCCACCAGACGCTGCGCACCCAGTTCGGCGAATCGACTGTCGAGACGTCGACCGTTCCCGCAGAAATTTTCGTAGCTCGAATCACCCAAGGCGAGAACAGCGAATCTGTTTCCGGACAGATCAGGAGCGGAGTCACCGGACAGACCGTCGAGGAAGGACGTGCCGTTGTCCGGGGCGTCACCGTCGCCCGTAGTACTGCTGATCAGGAGCACATCGCGGTATCGCACCAGCTCGGTTGGTGCGAAGTTCTCCATGACGTGCTCTTCCACGAGAAGACCACTCGACCGGAGATGCTCGACGCAGCTGGACGCGAATTCTTCTGCCGTCCCTGTCTGGGAAGCCCACAGTACGAGTATCGGTGGTTCGCCATTGTCATTGTCATTGCTGGCCGAGTCGAGGGGAACGGGTGTCTGCGGCGTCGCAGTCGTGGCGCTGCGTGAGAACAAGCCGGCGAGCATGCCGCCGATCCAGGCGTGAGTTTCTGCGGACAACGGCGTCGTCGTCGGCAGAGTGGGAACTCCTGCGGCACTACGGCCGGCGTCCGTCCGTAATCCGGCCAACAGGCCCGCCACATAACGCTGCTCGATCAGCGGAAGGGGCAGCGACGGCCCGGAAACTTCGCCCACGAGGTCGGCAAAGGCGTCGATCGGTGACAAGGCATTTCCTCCGTACTCAGGGCCGGAATGCGACTGTGATTGCGCTGCAGGAACCTTCGTCAAAGTGACCGCACAGATCTTGAATTCCGGCTGCTGTGAGAACGGATCGACCGCGTCGTTGGTCACCGCATTGATCGAAAGGTATTCACCGAACGAATCGTTCCAGTGGAACGGTGCGAAGCAGTCACCCGGCCTCACCCGGTCGCTGACGAGCGCGGGCAATACCGCCCGACCGCGACGCGACGCGACCTCGATTCGGTCACCTGACTCGCAGCCGAGGCGCTCGGCGTCGCGCGGATGGATCTCGACGAACGGACCCGGGTTGAGCTTGTTGAGCTTCGCTACTTTCCCGGTCTTGGTCATCGTGTGCCACTGATGTTGCAGCCGGCCGGTATTGAGCAGGAAGGGATAGTCGTCGTCGGGCATCTCAGCCGGTGACATCGATGGTCGGGCGAAGAACTGGGCCCGACCGGATGGCGTGGGAAAGGACAGGCGCGGTGTACTGCCATCGTCGAGCGTGCGCAGAGGTTGACTGACGCCGTCGTTGAGGTATCTGATCGGGTGGCGATCCTCGCCGTCGTCCGGCGGGCAGGGCCACTGCAGCGGTGTTGTACGGAGTCGCTCGTAGGTGACGCCGCGTAAGTCGTATCCGGTCTTGGGGTTGGAGAACTCCTTGATCTCTTCGAATATCTCCTCTGCGCACGAATAGGTGAACGCATCGGAGTAGCCGAGTTCGCACGCCATCAGCGCGATGATCTGCCAATCCGGCAGTGCTTGGCCGGGAGCGTCGACGGCCTTCTGGAACAGAGTGAGATTCCGTTCGGAATTGATCATGACGCCCTCGCACTCGGTCCACAGGGCCGCCGGAAGGATGACGTCGGCATAGCCGTTGGTTTCCGTGTCGGCGAATGCGTCCTGGGTGATCACCAATTCGGCCCGCTCGAGACCGGCGATGACCGTCTTTCGATTAGCAACCGACGCAACAGGGTTGGTGCAGATGATCCAACATGCCTTGATCTCCCCGTCGGCTATCCGGGAGAACAGGTCGATGGTGCCCGCACCGACATCGGTACGCAGCGTGCCTGGTGGGAGGTTCCACTTGTTCTCGACGAAGGCGCGGTCCTCGTCGACCAACACTGTCCGCTGGCCGGGAAGCCCCGGTCCCATGTAACCCATTTCGCGGCCGCCCATGGCGTTCGGTTGGCCGGTGAGCGAAAACGGTCCGCTTCCACGCTTACAGATCGCACCGGTCGCCAAGTGCAAATTGACCAGGGCATTGGTGTTCCACGTCCCGTGCGTCGACTGATTGAGTCCCATTGTCCAGCAGCTCATCCAGTTCTCGGCCTCGCCGATCCACCGTGCGACCGTGTACAGATCGGCTTCCGGGATACCAGTCTTGGCACTCACGCGAGTCGGGGTGTAGTCGGCCAGGAAGCCCTCCATCACGTCCCAGCCGTCGGTGAACTCGGCGATGAACCGGTCGTCGGTCAGCCCCTCCGCGAGCAGGATGTGCAGCACTCCGTTGAGCAGGTCCAAATCCGTCCCCGGAGCGAGCTGGAGATGAAGGTCGGCTTTGTCGGCAGTCGCGTTCCGCCGGGGGTCGACGACGATCAACTTCGCGCCTCGCTTGACGCGGTCCATCATCCGCAGAAACAGAATTGGGTGACAGTCGGCCATATTCGCCCCGGTCACCAAAAAGACAT
This region of Rhodococcus sp. PAMC28707 genomic DNA includes:
- a CDS encoding bifunctional nitrate reductase/sulfite reductase flavoprotein subunit alpha; its protein translation is MKLQIEQRPDLPSIVTTSVGDKSHPANFGRLCTKGSTTSDMLAAPGRLDAARVRADRGDDPQPADTRKTIERTARKLRALIDEHGPDAFALYVSGQMSIEAQYLSNKLAKGFIGTNQIESNSRLCMASAGTGYKLSLGADGPPGSYEDFDHADVFLVTGANMADCHPILFLRMMDRVKRGAKLIVVDPRRNATADKADLHLQLAPGTDLDLLNGVLHILLAEGLTDDRFIAEFTDGWDVMEGFLADYTPTRVSAKTGIPEADLYTVARWIGEAENWMSCWTMGLNQSTHGTWNTNALVNLHLATGAICKRGSGPFSLTGQPNAMGGREMGYMGPGLPGQRTVLVDEDRAFVENKWNLPPGTLRTDVGAGTIDLFSRIADGEIKACWIICTNPVASVANRKTVIAGLERAELVITQDAFADTETNGYADVILPAALWTECEGVMINSERNLTLFQKAVDAPGQALPDWQIIALMACELGYSDAFTYSCAEEIFEEIKEFSNPKTGYDLRGVTYERLRTTPLQWPCPPDDGEDRHPIRYLNDGVSQPLRTLDDGSTPRLSFPTPSGRAQFFARPSMSPAEMPDDDYPFLLNTGRLQHQWHTMTKTGKVAKLNKLNPGPFVEIHPRDAERLGCESGDRIEVASRRGRAVLPALVSDRVRPGDCFAPFHWNDSFGEYLSINAVTNDAVDPFSQQPEFKICAVTLTKVPAAQSQSHSGPEYGGNALSPIDAFADLVGEVSGPSLPLPLIEQRYVAGLLAGLRTDAGRSAAGVPTLPTTTPLSAETHAWIGGMLAGLFSRSATTATPQTPVPLDSASNDNDNGEPPILVLWASQTGTAEEFASSCVEHLRSSGLLVEEHVMENFAPTELVRYRDVLLISSTTGDGDAPDNGTSFLDGLSGDSAPDLSGNRFAVLALGDSSYENFCGNGRRLDSRFAELGAQRLVGRVDCEPEFEEAASVWLDRVVSKLGTPPAEPVTSAGTTVEMVPTYGKKAPLATALVRNTVLTATGSLKDVRQFGFHLPDGTLSYEAGDALGVWPRNSIALVDEWLELTGLDGERVVDIAGHNAMPLRNALRERLEIAKISPDLLKFVHSRTHDDDLERLLMPESKKDLQDWIWGRQAVDVLTHLPVQAGIDEWLSVLKPLQPRLYSISSSPKENPREVQLTVSTVRYNIHGVPRRGVCSTYLADHAEGEDVSIFVQKSAHFKPPEDPAAPMIMVGPGTGVAPFRAFLHERRARGHTGPNWLFFGEQHASTDFYYREELTTMLDDGSLTRLDLAFSRDQSAKVYVQDRMSEHGAQLWEWLQCGAHFYVCGDASRMAKDVDSALKGVVAQHGRLAPASAEAYVKALAAEKRYVRDVY